A window of Bacteroidota bacterium contains these coding sequences:
- the fmt gene encoding methionyl-tRNA formyltransferase yields the protein MRIVFMGTPEFAVATLKTLIDNNYEIAAVVTAPDKPAGRGKKLQASEVKKFALERNLPVLQPEKLKNPEFLAQLKALNADLQVVVAFRMLPEVVWSMPPKGTINLHASLLPQYRGAAPINWAVINGEKESGVTTFFISKDIDTGEIIYQETVPIGPDQTAGELHDKLMETGAGLLLKTVKDIENGSYPHTRQSELTDSGALKPAPKIFKENCKIDWNKPGKDIHNFIRGLSPYPTAWTEIRTGQDPDQKIPLKIFLSSFEENHIVSQSENLGKIFTDNKKYIKVAVLDGFIYLKSLQLPGHGCLSAEEFLRGFRDTFSIVL from the coding sequence ATGAGAATAGTTTTCATGGGTACACCCGAATTCGCAGTGGCAACGCTTAAAACCCTCATAGACAACAATTACGAGATAGCAGCAGTAGTTACTGCACCGGACAAACCAGCAGGAAGAGGCAAAAAATTGCAAGCCTCGGAGGTGAAAAAATTTGCCCTGGAAAGAAATTTGCCTGTTCTTCAGCCTGAAAAATTGAAAAATCCCGAATTTCTGGCTCAGCTTAAAGCATTAAATGCGGATCTTCAGGTTGTTGTCGCTTTCCGAATGTTGCCCGAAGTGGTATGGAGCATGCCGCCCAAAGGCACAATCAATCTGCATGCCTCCTTATTGCCGCAATACCGTGGCGCAGCCCCCATCAATTGGGCCGTTATTAACGGAGAAAAAGAAAGCGGCGTAACTACATTCTTTATTTCCAAAGACATAGATACCGGAGAAATTATTTACCAGGAAACAGTACCCATTGGCCCTGACCAAACAGCCGGCGAACTGCACGATAAGCTGATGGAAACAGGAGCAGGTTTATTGCTTAAAACGGTGAAGGATATAGAAAATGGAAGTTACCCTCATACCCGGCAATCTGAACTGACTGACTCCGGGGCTTTAAAACCTGCCCCGAAAATTTTTAAGGAAAATTGCAAAATAGACTGGAATAAACCCGGAAAAGACATACACAATTTCATCCGGGGGCTTAGCCCCTACCCTACTGCATGGACGGAAATCAGGACAGGACAGGATCCGGACCAAAAAATCCCCTTAAAAATCTTTCTTTCAAGCTTTGAAGAAAACCACATTGTTTCGCAATCAGAAAACTTAGGAAAAATTTTTACGGATAATAAAAAATATATTAAGGTTGCCGTACTGGATGGTTTTATCTACCTGAAATCCTTACAGCTACCGGGGCACGGATGCCTTTCGGCAGAAGAATTTCTAAGAGGTTTCCGGGATACTTTTTCCATCGTTTTATAA